In the Vicia villosa cultivar HV-30 ecotype Madison, WI unplaced genomic scaffold, Vvil1.0 ctg.000150F_1_1_2_unsc, whole genome shotgun sequence genome, one interval contains:
- the LOC131624729 gene encoding cationic peroxidase 1-like — protein MSDLKLRICLLICLMSIISASSVIPSAITHVSSFIPDLSSQMSTTFYVNKCPGALLIIKEEITRAVLNDRRLGASLLRLHFHDCFVQGCDASVLLKDTPNFKGEQNARPNANSLRGYEIIDKVKAILETRCPNVVSCADILAVAARDSVVALGGPIWPVRVGRKDSTTANLNAANSDLPSPFLDLKGLIDAFKKKGFSAEEMVALSGSHTIGQAKCALIRPRIYSESNVQSQYRSSLQKTCPKSGGDNNLSPLDATTPNFFDNAYYQNLLNQKGLLHSDQQLYKGGFGPLDYKVSSYASNPLLFRLDFANAMVKMGNLSPLTGNQGQIRKYCSIVNKVY, from the exons ATGTCTGATCTTAAACTTAGAATCTGTTTATTGATATGTCTTATGAGCATAATCTCAGCATCAAGTGTAATTCCTTCAGCAATTACTCACGTGTCTTCTTTCATACCTGATCTTTCAAGTCAGATGAGCACCACTTTTTATGTTAACAAGTGTCCTGGTGCTCTTCTAATCATTAAGGAAGAAATAACCAGAGCGGTGTTGAATGATCGTCGATTGGGTGCATCCTTGCTCCGTCTTCATTTTCATGACTGTTTTGTTCAa GGATGTGATGCATCGGTATTGTTAAAGGACACACCAAATTTCAAGGGAGAACAAAATGCCCGTCCCAATGCGAATTCTCTGAGGGGTTACGAAATCATAGACAAAGTAAAAGCTATATTGGAAACGCGGTGCCCTAATGTTGTTTCATGTGCAGATATCTTAGCTGTTGCAGCAAGAGATTCGGTTGTGGCT CTTGGTGGACCTATTTGGCCGGTTCGTGTGGGAAGAAAAGATTCAACAACTGCGAATTTGAATGCTGCAAATTCAGATTTACCTTCTCCATTTCTTGACCTTAAAGGCCTTATTGATGCTTTCAAGAAAAAGGGTTTCTCAGCTGAGGAAATGGTTGCTTTATCAGGTTCTCACACAATAGGCCAAGCAAAATGCGCACTCATTCGACCAAGGATTTACAGCGAAAGCAATGTTCAATCTCAATACAGAAGTTCATTGCAAAAAACATGTCCCAAAAGTGGTGGTGACAACAACTTATCTCCTTTAGATGCCACAACTCCAAACTTTTTTGACAATGCTTATTACCAAAATCTATTGAACCAAAAGGGTCTTCTGCATTCTGATCAACAACTTTATAAGGGTGGTTTTGGTCCCCTTGATTACAAAGTGTCGTCTTACGCCAGTAATCCATTACTCTTCAGATTAGATTTCGCTAACGCGATGGTTAAGATGGGAAATCTTAGTCCTTTAACAGGAAACCAAGGTCAGATCAGAAAATATTGCAGCATAGTGAATAAAGTTTATTGA